A single Hyperolius riggenbachi isolate aHypRig1 chromosome 12, aHypRig1.pri, whole genome shotgun sequence DNA region contains:
- the LOC137541141 gene encoding speedy protein 1-A-like, which yields MFLRILISKMGSRRDSDRDKTTSPSAVPPACPVPPVPPPACPAEVQKTLPPISRASPLPARAQSVETVTDPDGQTAETGCLSSHPQKPANITRAMRKAFYKLLDIPQIKHLFELDGCRRVSDKYLLAPVLIYFHRAGLSIEECTVQNFFAALYLANEMEEDVDTYTCVFLFGAEFFVNRKEFDDVVWSLYRRLNYSAWVSPEECRHVMRFQFHWAWRRQRMAYHGPAIMEKYRSDSEKKGMHPSRGYTCDRCERSRNQTCCILQ from the exons AGACAAGACCACCAGTCCCTCTGCTGTGCCTCCAGCCTGTCCTGTGCCTCCTGTGCCACCGCCAGCCTGTCCTGCAGAAGTACAGAAgactctgccacccatcagcagaGCTTCACCTCTTCCTGCTAGGGCACA GAGTGTGGAGACTGTGACTGACCCAGACGGACAGACAGCGGAGACAGGATGCCTCTCATCCCACCCTCAGAAGCCGGCCAACATTACACGAGCCATGAGGAAAGCCTTCTACAAGCTTCTTG ACATTCCACAGATCAAGCATCTCTTTGAGCTGGACGGATGCCGCAGAGTCTCAGACAAG TACCTGCTGGCCCCGGTCCTCATCTATTTCCACAGAGCTGGCCTTTCCATCGAGGAATGTACCGTCCAGAATTTCTTTGCTGCTTT GTATCTTGCAAATGAGATGGAGGAGGATGTGGATACCTACACGTGCGTCTTCCTATTCGGTGCAGAATTCTTTGTCAACAGGAAGGAGTTTGATGATGTTGTGTGGTCCCTGTACCGACGCCTGAACTACAGTGCCTGGGTCAGTCCAGAGGAATGTCGTCAT GTCATGAGGTTTCAGTTTCACTGGGCATGGAGGAGACAGAGGATGGCCTATCACGGACCGGCCATCATGGAGAAGTACAGGTCCGACAGCGAAAAGAAGGGGATGCATCCGTCAAGAGGTTACACCTGTGACCGTTGTGAGAGGTCCAGGAACCAAACCTGTTGCATCTTGCAGTAA